A window of Gemmatimonadota bacterium genomic DNA:
GCGCTTTGCCAGCGTCGTACGGCGACCCGCCGCGCGCCCCGGGCGGTTCGCCAGTTCCAGCGCACGCCGACTGCCCACCAGGATCACTCCCTGGCGCGCACGCGTGATCGCGGTGTAGAACAGCCTCCGCTCCAGAAGGATGGCATGCTGCGTGGCGAGCGGGATCACGACCCATTGGTACTCGCTGCCCTGCGACTTGTGGATCGTGATGGAGTACGCGAGCGCCACCTGATCCCAGTCCGCCGGAGGGATCTCCACCGATTCATCAAAGAGGACGCGCATGCCCCCGCCTTCCTCCGCGACGGCTTCCACACGCCCGATCTCGCCGTTGAAGACATTGCGCTGGTAGTCGTTCTTCAGCTGGATCACCCGATCCCCGACGCGGAACTCTCTTCCGATGGCCTTCGAGGGGCGCCCCCCCGGATTCAGGTCCTGTTGAAGGGCACGGTTCAGCTCGTTCGCGCCAGCCTCTCCCTTGTACATCGGCACGAGAACCTGCACATCCCGGATGGGGTCCACGCCTTCTTCCTTCGGCAGGAACTCCGACACAATCCGGCGCACCTCGGCAGCCGTGGAAGCCGGGTCCTGTCGTTCCACCCAGACGAAGTCTCCCTCGCCCGGCGCGGCAAACTCCAACTTCTCTCCCCGGAGAATCCGGTGCGCGTTCTCCACGATCCCGCTCCGCTCCCCCTGACGAAAGATGCGCGTGAGCCGCGCAGCCGGAACGCAACCGCTCCTCAGCAAATCACGCAGCACCTCGCCGGGACCGACCGACGGCAACTGGTCCGCGTCCCCGACGAGCACCAGTCGCGAAGACTCCGGCAACGCTCGAAGAAGACTGTCGAAGAGGTGCAGGTCCACCATAGAGGTTTCGTCCACCAGTAGAACATCGGCTTCAAGCGGATTGGACTCGTCCCGGCCGAAGATCCCCATGGACGGGTCGAAGCCCAGCAGGCGATGGATGGTGGAAGCCTCGCGCCCCGTGGTCTCGCTCAGACGGCGCGCGGCCCGCCCCGTGGGCGCGGCAAGAAGCAGGCGCAGCCCATGCCCTTCGAACAGGTCCAGGAGGAACCGGGTCAGCGTGGTCTTTCCCGTGCCGGGGCCGCCCGTGATCACCAGCACATTGCGCTCATGCGCCAGGCGAAGCGCTTCGATCTGGTCGGCGGAGAGTTCCAGCGCGTGAATACTCTGGAGGCTGCGGAGAGCGGCCTCATCGAGCGTGAGGCAATCTTCCTCCAGCGCGCTCTCCTGCAGCGCAGTCAGAATCCGGGCGGCACGAGTCTCCGCGAGATGCAGACCGACCGTGTAAAGGCGATCCTCCTCGCGAACGACTCGACCCGACTTCACCGCCGTCTCCACTCCCTCCTCCACCGGTACGATGTCCACCTCCAGAAGACCGGCCGTCTTTCGAACCAGTTCATCCGCCGGCAGGTAGACTTCTCCCACTTCCGCCGATCGCCCCAGGACATGCTCAATGCCCGCCGCCACTCTCGCCGGAGATTCCGGCTTCACTCCGAGGCTCCGGGCAAGCGCATCCGCACGCACGAAGCCGATGCCCCAGATGTCACGGGCCAGCCGATAGGGCTCCTCGCGAACCACGGTCAGCGCCGAGTCCCCGTACCGGTCGTGTATGCGCGCCGCATACCGCGCGCCCAGTCCGTTTCTCTCCAGAAGCATGGTGAGGTTTCGAAGGCGTGCATGCCTACGCACTCCGTCGGCCAGCGCGCGAGCCTTCGCCACCGAGATCCCGGAAACTTCCGTGAGCTTGCCCGGATGGTGGTCGATGACATCCAGCGTGTCCGTGCCGAAACGCTCCACGATCCGCTCCGCCAGTCGCGGGCCGATTCCTTCCGCCAGACCCGCCCCGAGGTACCGGGCAATGGCCGCACAATCCTCCGGCCTTCTGAACTCCACGCGCTCCACCTGAATCTGCGCACCGAACT
This region includes:
- a CDS encoding ATP-dependent RecD-like DNA helicase, which codes for MPRNKPEADLFASRRQGAVEVEGTVARITYRSEETGYTVARIAPEDDERTVAVVGKMPPLTVGERVRMGGQWTEHAKFGAQIQVERVEFRRPEDCAAIARYLGAGLAEGIGPRLAERIVERFGTDTLDVIDHHPGKLTEVSGISVAKARALADGVRRHARLRNLTMLLERNGLGARYAARIHDRYGDSALTVVREEPYRLARDIWGIGFVRADALARSLGVKPESPARVAAGIEHVLGRSAEVGEVYLPADELVRKTAGLLEVDIVPVEEGVETAVKSGRVVREEDRLYTVGLHLAETRAARILTALQESALEEDCLTLDEAALRSLQSIHALELSADQIEALRLAHERNVLVITGGPGTGKTTLTRFLLDLFEGHGLRLLLAAPTGRAARRLSETTGREASTIHRLLGFDPSMGIFGRDESNPLEADVLLVDETSMVDLHLFDSLLRALPESSRLVLVGDADQLPSVGPGEVLRDLLRSGCVPAARLTRIFRQGERSGIVENAHRILRGEKLEFAAPGEGDFVWVERQDPASTAAEVRRIVSEFLPKEEGVDPIRDVQVLVPMYKGEAGANELNRALQQDLNPGGRPSKAIGREFRVGDRVIQLKNDYQRNVFNGEIGRVEAVAEEGGGMRVLFDESVEIPPADWDQVALAYSITIHKSQGSEYQWVVIPLATQHAILLERRLFYTAITRARQGVILVGSRRALELANRPGRAAGRRTTLAKRIRGDLPA